In a genomic window of Phycodurus eques isolate BA_2022a chromosome 2, UOR_Pequ_1.1, whole genome shotgun sequence:
- the ogfod1 gene encoding prolyl 3-hydroxylase OGFOD1 isoform X1 — MVDILTGVQSNSTMASKRQQGECIKSNKKKKINNCEETPELCRVVRDENVRRAVKEAWSMKSHYTHGDLEFDCHPFPHCVIKNFIRSENFLENLQRELLTLNFHAKSNDLYKFKQSDDLKKRTEPHISGVRSALFSQFRVWLEEVLGVKLEPTVDISCAKYEYSDILLCHDDELEGRRVAFILYLVPPWLCTDGGSLDLYTTDGHFQPQSVVKSLVPSWNTLVFFEVSPVSFHQVSEVFSQNKCRLSLSGWFHGPSLERPPRHTGPLVSRSEHLPRDETLLLEWINPLYLDISYQEQIQEEFEESSEIQLKDFLREEKFSQVCEALQLAQIQWTLKGPANKRCYAAACLDTLPECVRACWELLHSEAFFLLLSNFTGLRLHYLCPGDDNDDDDGGGENKDKQKKESGEKDEQASSSSNETIKDSEPSTPKCCGELRRWTHGNYTLLHDGEAARAEYALDLILPFSCAGWQSEFGGFSCYVANEEDEELLTIYPEDNSLALVYRDKETLKFVKHVNHKSKNDSSSRVFYDFSFVYYE, encoded by the exons ATGGTGGACATTTTAACGGGTGTTCAGTCAAACTCTACCATGGCATCTAAAAGGCAACAAGGCGAATGTATAAAgtcaaacaagaagaaaaagatcaaTAACTGCGAAGAAACACCAGAACTTTGCCGAGTCGTTCGAGACGAGAACGTGAGGAGGGCTGTGAAGGAGGCGTGGAGCATGAAGTCTCACTACACCCACG GTGATTTGGAGTTTGATTGCCATCCATTCCCTCACTGCGTCATCAAAAACTTCATCAGAAGTGAGAATTTCTTGGAGAACCTACAGAGAGAACTGCTCACACTCAACTTTCATGCAAAGTCCAACGATCTCTACAAATTTAAACAG TCAGATGACTTGAAAAAGCGAACCGAACCACACATATCAGGCGTGAG ATCAGCACTGTTCAGTCAATTCAGGGTATGGCTTGAGGAGGTATTAGGTGTGAAATTGGAGCCCACTGTGGATATTTCTTGTGCCAAATATGAATACAGCG ATATTCTTTTGTGTCATGACGATGAACTGGAGGGCAGGCGTGTTGCCTTCATTCTTTACCTTGTCCCCCCGTGGTTGTGCACCGATGGGGGATCGCTCGATCTTTACACAACAGACG GTCATTTCCAACCACAGAGTGTTGTCAAGTCTCTTGTGCCTTCTTGGAATACGCTCGTATTTTTCGAAGTGTCTCCAGTCTCCTTTCACCAA GTGTCTGAGGTGTTTTCACAAAACAAGTGTCGTCTGTCTCTAAGCGGATGGTTTCACGGGCCGTCTCTTGAGCGTCCTCCTCGCCACACAGGGCCTCTCGTCTCACGGAGCGAACACTTACCGAGAGAT GAGACATTGCTGCTTGAGTGGATCAATCCACTCTATCTGGATATTTCCTACCAGGAGCAGATTCAGGAAGAGTTTGAGGAAAGCTCTGAAATTCAGCTGAAAGATTTTCTCAGG GAGGAGAAATTCAGCCAGGTGTGTgaagccctgcaattggctcaGATCCAGTGGACGCTGAAAGGTCCTGCCAATAAGAG ATGCTACGCAGCAGCGTGTCTGGACACCTTGCCCGAGTGTGTTCGTGCTTGTTGGGAGCTGCTTCATTCAGAAGCGTTCTTCCTGCTTCTATCCAACTTTACGGGCCTCCGATTGCACTACTTGTGCCCTGGTGATGataacgatgatgatgatggtggtggcgaaaataaagacaaacagaAGAAAGAAAGCGGTGAAAAGGACGAACAAGCCTCAAGCTCCTCAAATGAAACAATCAAAGACTCAG AGCCGAGTACACCCAAGTGTTGTGGTGAATTGCGACGATGGACCCACGGCAACTACACTTTACTGCACGATGGAGAGGCAGCACGAGCGGAATACGCACTAGACCTCATTTTGCCTTTTAGCTGTGCAG GTTGGCAGTCAGAGTTCGGAGGCTTCAGTTGTTACGTTGCGAATGAAGAGGACgaggag CTGCTGACCATCTATCCCGAAGATAATTCCCTCGCTCTGGTCTACAGAGACAAGGAAACCCTCAAATTTGTCAAGCATGTCAACCACAAAAGCAAGAATGATTCTTCTTCCAGAGTATTCTATGACTTCTCTTTTGtttattatgaataa
- the ogfod1 gene encoding prolyl 3-hydroxylase OGFOD1 isoform X2 has protein sequence MQSPTISTNLNRSALFSQFRVWLEEVLGVKLEPTVDISCAKYEYSDILLCHDDELEGRRVAFILYLVPPWLCTDGGSLDLYTTDGHFQPQSVVKSLVPSWNTLVFFEVSPVSFHQVSEVFSQNKCRLSLSGWFHGPSLERPPRHTGPLVSRSEHLPRDETLLLEWINPLYLDISYQEQIQEEFEESSEIQLKDFLREEKFSQVCEALQLAQIQWTLKGPANKRCYAAACLDTLPECVRACWELLHSEAFFLLLSNFTGLRLHYLCPGDDNDDDDGGGENKDKQKKESGEKDEQASSSSNETIKDSEPSTPKCCGELRRWTHGNYTLLHDGEAARAEYALDLILPFSCAGWQSEFGGFSCYVANEEDEELLTIYPEDNSLALVYRDKETLKFVKHVNHKSKNDSSSRVFYDFSFVYYE, from the exons ATGCAAAGTCCAACGATCTCTACAAATTTAAACAG ATCAGCACTGTTCAGTCAATTCAGGGTATGGCTTGAGGAGGTATTAGGTGTGAAATTGGAGCCCACTGTGGATATTTCTTGTGCCAAATATGAATACAGCG ATATTCTTTTGTGTCATGACGATGAACTGGAGGGCAGGCGTGTTGCCTTCATTCTTTACCTTGTCCCCCCGTGGTTGTGCACCGATGGGGGATCGCTCGATCTTTACACAACAGACG GTCATTTCCAACCACAGAGTGTTGTCAAGTCTCTTGTGCCTTCTTGGAATACGCTCGTATTTTTCGAAGTGTCTCCAGTCTCCTTTCACCAA GTGTCTGAGGTGTTTTCACAAAACAAGTGTCGTCTGTCTCTAAGCGGATGGTTTCACGGGCCGTCTCTTGAGCGTCCTCCTCGCCACACAGGGCCTCTCGTCTCACGGAGCGAACACTTACCGAGAGAT GAGACATTGCTGCTTGAGTGGATCAATCCACTCTATCTGGATATTTCCTACCAGGAGCAGATTCAGGAAGAGTTTGAGGAAAGCTCTGAAATTCAGCTGAAAGATTTTCTCAGG GAGGAGAAATTCAGCCAGGTGTGTgaagccctgcaattggctcaGATCCAGTGGACGCTGAAAGGTCCTGCCAATAAGAG ATGCTACGCAGCAGCGTGTCTGGACACCTTGCCCGAGTGTGTTCGTGCTTGTTGGGAGCTGCTTCATTCAGAAGCGTTCTTCCTGCTTCTATCCAACTTTACGGGCCTCCGATTGCACTACTTGTGCCCTGGTGATGataacgatgatgatgatggtggtggcgaaaataaagacaaacagaAGAAAGAAAGCGGTGAAAAGGACGAACAAGCCTCAAGCTCCTCAAATGAAACAATCAAAGACTCAG AGCCGAGTACACCCAAGTGTTGTGGTGAATTGCGACGATGGACCCACGGCAACTACACTTTACTGCACGATGGAGAGGCAGCACGAGCGGAATACGCACTAGACCTCATTTTGCCTTTTAGCTGTGCAG GTTGGCAGTCAGAGTTCGGAGGCTTCAGTTGTTACGTTGCGAATGAAGAGGACgaggag CTGCTGACCATCTATCCCGAAGATAATTCCCTCGCTCTGGTCTACAGAGACAAGGAAACCCTCAAATTTGTCAAGCATGTCAACCACAAAAGCAAGAATGATTCTTCTTCCAGAGTATTCTATGACTTCTCTTTTGtttattatgaataa